One Littorina saxatilis isolate snail1 linkage group LG1, US_GU_Lsax_2.0, whole genome shotgun sequence genomic window carries:
- the LOC138968417 gene encoding uncharacterized protein, whose product MATAAAGKAKQKCKYGSKCYRKNKLHLDDYHHSDDGDTDTEMDEVKKEPKPAATPKPKPRLVHGVSVADGAEDDPWKTRLQKRKSEEESAALAEVMCLKKRKTEEGFVVTKAGPSRAPSFKKAKKKVKKFKAKKEKCKYWSKCYRKEKAHLAEFRHPGEKENEDEDGDEKMEEPRKKRGQELEALNELDEDDRVEFSTGYMLERDGDIYSCSCNEWKNQTENEKQRTCKHLKEYLGEEFDKARVTKAKKKAYVAQHISVSVLLAHKYDEKANDPVGWWISEKLDGVRAFWNGRCFYSRLGNAFYAPAWFTKDLPQNMTLDGELFGGRGLFQSTVSIVKTAECDNYKKIKYHVFDTPSLEAKPFEERIQAIKDYFEEKKPKYAVFVEHTKCTSKKQLDDQLKYVLDRGGEGLMIRKPKSKYERTRSTTLLKIKKFYDAEAIVIGHEKGKGKNQFVCGALRCKMACGMEFSVGSGLTDKDRRNPPKKGSIITYKFQELSKSGKPRFPTYLGIRIDMTEPKDAEIREVIDDDS is encoded by the exons ATGGCCACAGCAGCAGCAGGAAAAGCTAAACAAAAGTGTAAATATGGCAGCAAGTGTTACCGCAAGAACAAATTGCACTTGGACGATTACCACCACTCTGATGACGGGGATACTGACACAGAAATGG ATGAGGTGAAAAAAGAACCAAAACCGGCGGCAACCCCCAAACCAAAACCA CGTCTGGTGCATGGTGTGAGTGTGGCAGACGGGGCAGAGGACGACCCATGGAAAACCCGGCTTCAGAAACGAAAGTCAGAAGAGGAGTCTGCTGCTCTTGCAGAG GTTATGTGCCTGAAGAAAAGGAAGACAGAGGAAGGGTTCGTTGTGACCAAAGCTGGACCAAGCAGAGCACCGTCCTTCAAGAAAGCCAAGAAGAAGGTCAAGAAGTTCAAGGCCAAGAAAGAGAAATGCAAGTACTGGAGCAAGTGCTATCGCAAAGAGAAAGCTCACCTGGCTGAATTCCGGCACCCAGGAGAGAAGGAAAACGAAGATGAAGATGGAG ATGAGAAAATGGAGGAACCGAGGAAGAAGCGAGGGCAGGAGTTAGAAGCACTGAATGAGCTGGATGAAGATGATAGAGTGGAGTTTAGCACAGGATATATGCTGGAGAGGGATGGAGACATCTATTCTTGCTC GTGTAATGAGTGGAAGAATCAGACTGAGAACGAGAAGCAGCGTACCTGCAAACACCTGAAGGAATACCTGGGAGAGGAGTTTGATAAGGCACGAGTCACCAAGGCCAAGAAGAAAGCTTACGTTGCCCAACACATTAGTGTCAGTGTTTTGCTGGCACACAAGTACGACGAAAA AGCAAATGATCCTGTGGGTTGGTGGATAAGTGAAAAGCTGGATGGAGTGCGAGCGTTCTGGAATGGAAG GTGTTTCTACTCAAGGCTTGGAAATGCATTTTACGCACCCGCGTGGTTTACAAAA GACCTGCCTCAGAACATGACGTTGGATGGGGAATTGTTTGGAGGACGGGGTCTGTTTCAATCCACTGTCAGCATTGTCAAAACTGCAGAGTGTGACAACTACAAGAAAATCAAATATCAT GTGTTTGACACTCCAAGCCTTGAAGCAAAACCTTTTGAGGAGAGGATACAAGCAATCAAGGACTACTTTGAAGAGAAAAA GCCCAAGTATGCAGTGTTTGTTGAGCACACAAAATGCACCAGCAAGAAGCAACTTGACGACCAGTTGAAGTACGTTCTGGACCGTGGTGGTGAGGGTCTCATGATCCGCAAACCCAAGTCCAAGTATGAACGTACCCGCTCAACCACTTTGCTAAAAATCAAGAAGTTCTACGATGCTGAG GCCATTGTGATAGGTCACGAAAAAGGCAAGGGCAAAAACCAGTTTGTGTGCGGAGCGTTGAGATGCAAGATGGCGTGTGGAATGGAATTTTCTGTTGGATCTGG ACTGACCGACAAGGATAGAAGAAACCCACCAAAGAAGGGTTCTATCATCACATACAAGTTCCAAGAACTCAGCAAGAGCGGAAAACCCAGGTTCCCCACGTACCTCGGCATCCGCATCGATATGACCGAGCCCAAAGACGCTGAGATCAGAGAAGTCATTGATGACGACTCCTAA